A stretch of the Thermofilum adornatum genome encodes the following:
- a CDS encoding carbohydrate ABC transporter permease — translation MAGHSGKILNKIIIAVGVILLLLWIIIPTFWAFKTSISVPEEAWKPIPTKITLDNYLSLFNPSLEAILRGMGLRAALPDPMIVYVTNSLIVSLTASIIGVIFGSLAGYNLARFSYRGKRIVMWLVLFAYVFPVFILMVPILVMMRYLGLYNTLLGLSIVHLAYTLPYSTLIMRSYFSGIPSVLEEAALIDGCTRLEALWRVVIPVAIPGFVTAFIFSFTLSWNDLLFALILLNSSHKYTLPIATTFFLWGGEIVDPGGLAATAIFAGIVPSVLYMLVQKYVVVGLVKGAVKA, via the coding sequence ATGGCCGGTCATTCAGGAAAAATCTTGAACAAAATCATTATTGCCGTGGGCGTCATCCTCTTGTTACTCTGGATAATTATCCCCACATTCTGGGCATTCAAGACAAGCATATCTGTACCAGAAGAAGCATGGAAACCAATCCCAACAAAAATCACGTTAGACAACTACCTCAGTCTATTCAATCCCTCCCTGGAGGCTATTCTTCGTGGCATGGGTCTCCGTGCGGCCTTACCAGACCCAATGATCGTATACGTGACAAATAGTTTAATTGTTTCTCTAACTGCATCTATTATAGGTGTTATTTTTGGGTCGCTTGCCGGCTACAATTTGGCTAGATTCAGCTATCGAGGCAAAAGGATAGTAATGTGGCTTGTACTTTTTGCGTATGTTTTTCCCGTATTTATCTTAATGGTACCCATCTTAGTCATGATGCGTTATCTTGGCCTGTACAATACTTTGCTAGGATTATCAATCGTTCACTTAGCGTATACCCTTCCATACTCAACTCTAATTATGAGAAGCTATTTCTCAGGTATACCAAGCGTTCTGGAAGAAGCAGCACTAATTGATGGATGCACAAGGCTAGAAGCATTGTGGCGTGTCGTTATTCCTGTAGCTATACCAGGCTTTGTAACGGCATTTATTTTCTCATTCACATTATCTTGGAATGATTTGCTCTTTGCCTTGATTTTACTAAATTCTAGTCACAAATATACCTTGCCAATAGCTACTACATTCTTCCTATGGGGTGGCGAAATAGTTGATCCAGGCGGTCTAGCTGCTACAGCAATTTTTGCTGGAATTGTACCCTCAGTACTTTACATGCTGGTTCAAAAATATGTAGTAGTAGGGCTAGTTAAAGGAGCAGTAAAAGCATAG
- a CDS encoding D-isomer specific 2-hydroxyacid dehydrogenase family protein — protein sequence MYKVAIVNSRSYGVVAPDVLENLRRVAQVDFLDVDKTLRGKPLAEKLSGYHFIIASVTPFYDREFFEHQKDVLLIARHGIGYDNVDVTAATEYGVIVTRVPGYKERDAVAELAVALCLNVARKVCLSAGYVREGKWSERGKIVGINIKGKTVGIVGLGNIGSRVAEIFSRGFEARVIAYDPYVSKEQAFKSGAELVDFDTLLKNSDIILLHAALTRENYHLIGEKEIEKMKKGVIIVNAARGELIDTNALIKGLETGKIGGVGLDVIEGEPIGADHPLLKFPNVIITPHIGANTLEALRGMDESNANAILQVIRGEPPFEYIVNKEVLEKGTRAKIKLSSH from the coding sequence ATGTACAAAGTTGCAATAGTGAATTCAAGGTCTTATGGAGTTGTTGCACCCGATGTTCTAGAAAACCTAAGAAGAGTTGCACAGGTTGATTTCTTGGACGTAGATAAAACCCTACGAGGTAAGCCGCTAGCTGAAAAACTCTCGGGCTATCATTTTATAATTGCAAGTGTAACACCGTTTTATGATCGAGAGTTTTTCGAACACCAGAAAGATGTTTTACTAATAGCGAGACACGGCATAGGATACGACAATGTAGATGTTACAGCGGCAACAGAGTACGGTGTCATTGTTACACGTGTCCCCGGATACAAGGAAAGAGATGCAGTAGCAGAATTAGCCGTCGCTTTATGCCTTAATGTTGCGAGAAAAGTCTGTTTATCCGCCGGCTATGTTCGGGAAGGGAAATGGTCGGAAAGAGGAAAAATTGTTGGAATAAACATTAAGGGCAAAACAGTCGGCATCGTAGGCCTAGGAAACATTGGCAGTAGAGTTGCAGAAATATTTTCTAGAGGATTCGAGGCTAGAGTCATAGCCTATGATCCCTATGTAAGCAAGGAGCAGGCCTTTAAAAGTGGAGCTGAGCTGGTAGATTTTGATACGCTTTTAAAAAATTCAGATATCATCTTGCTACATGCTGCTTTAACTAGGGAGAACTATCATCTCATCGGCGAGAAGGAAATAGAGAAAATGAAAAAAGGAGTAATAATAGTAAATGCAGCTAGAGGAGAACTAATCGATACAAATGCTTTGATTAAAGGACTCGAGACTGGAAAAATTGGAGGAGTTGGGCTTGATGTAATAGAAGGCGAACCCATTGGAGCTGATCATCCTCTTCTTAAGTTCCCGAATGTCATTATAACACCTCACATAGGTGCAAATACTTTAGAGGCTTTAAGAGGGATGGATGAATCAAATGCTAATGCAATCTTACAGGTCATACGGGGGGAACCACCCTTCGAGTACATAGTAAACAAAGAAGTTTTAGAAAAAGGAACAAGAGCAAAAATAAAGCTTAGTTCTCATTAA
- a CDS encoding gluconokinase, with protein MRILAVDIGTSTVKSGLIDFEGDGVKGFNTIEVPLLRPEPEAAEHSADYLWGIFKETVKETIRKANMEEIDGIVVSGYLFGLIGLDSQNRPLTNIFTWLDRRPAKYLPRLYKTLDPFEVYRRTGCPPLYIYQLAKLFWLLQEKKTLLEKTKTILDAKGFLFLRLIGEKVMDRSSASGSQLLNMYSLDWDFDLIESIGIDPGILPRLVEPNTIIGDLPVSIANELGIKSGAPIVAGVFDGAAVSIGLGGLNQEIATSHLSTSTMLRVASPYPVIDKSPYMRFQTYYSLKKTWLPGGAVNSGGVVLRWFRDSLGGLEKVLAQDLGISVYEILDREAMLSPPGANGIIFLPYLSGERFPIFGNNSSAVIFGLREWHTKRDILRAFMEGVAYNLNLVNEALRENNLRFKEVRITGGGAQSQLWLQILADVLNTPIKAFTRGDAALFGSALVALETLDPSFELTKFDQYLRFDRIALPSENRLVYEKQYEKFKKVLNSLIPLFNEN; from the coding sequence ATGAGAATACTAGCAGTTGATATAGGAACTAGCACAGTAAAATCAGGTTTAATTGATTTTGAAGGAGATGGAGTGAAGGGATTCAATACAATTGAAGTTCCCCTTTTAAGACCAGAGCCTGAAGCAGCAGAGCACAGCGCCGATTATTTATGGGGAATATTTAAAGAGACTGTCAAGGAGACAATTCGAAAAGCAAATATGGAGGAGATAGATGGAATAGTTGTTTCTGGATACCTGTTTGGTCTTATCGGGTTAGATTCACAAAACAGACCATTAACAAATATATTTACATGGCTTGACAGAAGACCAGCAAAGTATCTTCCTAGGCTTTATAAGACTTTAGATCCGTTTGAGGTTTACAGGAGGACTGGATGTCCTCCTTTATATATATATCAATTAGCGAAGTTGTTTTGGTTACTACAAGAGAAGAAGACGCTTCTCGAAAAGACAAAAACTATTCTGGATGCTAAGGGTTTTTTGTTTCTGCGTCTTATTGGAGAAAAAGTTATGGATAGAAGTTCAGCTTCTGGTTCGCAACTCCTCAATATGTATTCTCTCGATTGGGATTTCGACCTTATCGAATCGATTGGTATAGACCCTGGCATATTGCCAAGGTTGGTGGAGCCTAACACAATTATAGGAGACTTACCTGTAAGCATCGCTAACGAACTTGGGATAAAATCTGGGGCTCCCATTGTAGCAGGAGTTTTTGATGGAGCAGCGGTCTCTATTGGATTAGGCGGTTTGAATCAAGAGATAGCTACTTCTCATTTATCTACTAGCACGATGCTTAGAGTTGCAAGCCCGTATCCGGTCATTGATAAGTCTCCCTATATGCGATTCCAAACATACTATTCTTTAAAGAAAACTTGGCTCCCGGGTGGAGCAGTAAACAGCGGTGGCGTTGTCTTAAGGTGGTTCAGGGATTCTTTGGGAGGCTTAGAGAAAGTATTGGCCCAAGATCTAGGCATAAGTGTATATGAGATTCTGGACAGAGAGGCAATGCTTTCACCTCCAGGGGCAAACGGCATTATTTTCTTACCATACCTTAGTGGAGAGAGATTCCCTATTTTTGGTAACAACTCAAGTGCTGTAATTTTTGGACTAAGAGAGTGGCATACAAAAAGAGACATTTTGAGAGCATTCATGGAAGGAGTCGCTTATAATCTGAACCTTGTCAATGAGGCTCTGAGGGAGAACAACTTAAGATTTAAAGAAGTGAGAATTACAGGTGGCGGTGCTCAGTCCCAGCTATGGCTACAAATATTGGCGGACGTTTTAAATACGCCTATAAAGGCGTTTACTAGAGGAGATGCCGCTTTGTTTGGCTCAGCGCTAGTTGCTCTGGAAACGCTGGATCCATCTTTCGAATTAACTAAATTCGACCAATATCTTCGTTTCGACAGGATAGCCCTTCCTTCTGAAAACAGATTGGTTTATGAGAAGCAATATGAAAAATTTAAAAAAGTTTTAAATAGTTTGATTCCTTTGTTTAATGAGAACTAA
- a CDS encoding ABC transporter substrate-binding protein → MSQKNNTKIIAIAVLVVLIIAGIGFFLMQQPKQPQPTTPQQPTTPSQQTATTRPKLVIWGRSTFTPPQMYWIEKKVREWAAKNNVDVEITWLSVTDIGKKLIAAVEAGNPPDIVINGHPVAIFAEKGLLIQIDDIIEKLNKSDIYEIKLKECEWSGHYYCLPTMFEATWLHVRWDIVKKANAENLFPLKTLDDFYTAAKVLNQVEPGVYGVGLPLGLNGYDTWWTFLHFWGGYGGGMLTDRSVAGVIMDKEPYRTGLKKAFEIERKIWLEKLTPPDSDQWVDASNNNAYLQGKIAMTMNPASIWYAVMTQNPALAANTKLFLLPVSVDCGDESVFIFKTTKYPDLAKDLVYYLYADKEDYRKGFCEASGLYALPIFKSQMQVISKDWKAGKYPALGEDPAKAVEKIKFMETAAFPLGERTTPSETFREGFTWNEMIQRVVIKGEDPDKVIDEYAAKLREEVKRVYGG, encoded by the coding sequence ATGAGCCAAAAAAACAATACAAAAATAATTGCCATTGCTGTTTTAGTCGTCCTAATAATAGCAGGCATTGGCTTCTTTCTAATGCAGCAACCTAAGCAGCCACAGCCTACAACTCCACAGCAACCAACAACCCCCTCCCAACAAACCGCTACAACTAGGCCTAAACTAGTTATCTGGGGAAGAAGCACATTTACACCACCTCAGATGTATTGGATTGAAAAGAAAGTTCGTGAGTGGGCGGCAAAGAATAACGTGGATGTTGAAATAACATGGTTATCGGTAACAGATATTGGAAAGAAGCTTATTGCAGCTGTTGAAGCAGGAAACCCGCCTGACATAGTGATAAATGGTCACCCGGTTGCTATTTTCGCGGAGAAAGGATTATTGATACAAATAGATGACATTATCGAGAAACTAAATAAAAGCGACATATATGAAATAAAACTCAAAGAATGCGAATGGAGCGGTCACTACTATTGCCTTCCCACAATGTTTGAAGCCACCTGGCTACATGTCCGCTGGGACATAGTCAAAAAAGCAAATGCAGAAAACCTATTCCCATTAAAAACACTAGATGACTTCTATACTGCTGCAAAAGTCTTAAACCAAGTAGAGCCTGGAGTGTATGGAGTAGGTCTACCCTTAGGATTGAACGGCTACGATACATGGTGGACCTTCCTACACTTCTGGGGAGGATACGGGGGAGGAATGCTAACAGATAGAAGTGTAGCTGGAGTTATAATGGATAAAGAGCCATATCGAACGGGTCTCAAAAAAGCTTTTGAAATAGAAAGGAAGATATGGCTTGAGAAATTAACTCCGCCAGATAGTGATCAATGGGTCGATGCATCCAACAACAATGCCTACCTTCAAGGAAAAATTGCAATGACAATGAATCCGGCAAGCATATGGTATGCAGTAATGACACAGAATCCTGCTCTAGCAGCAAACACCAAATTATTCTTGTTGCCAGTCTCAGTAGACTGTGGCGACGAAAGCGTTTTCATATTCAAAACAACAAAATATCCAGACCTTGCAAAAGACCTGGTTTACTACTTATATGCCGACAAAGAAGACTATCGTAAAGGATTCTGTGAAGCCTCAGGCCTCTATGCGCTCCCCATATTTAAGTCCCAAATGCAGGTAATCTCCAAAGACTGGAAAGCAGGCAAGTATCCTGCCCTCGGTGAAGACCCAGCAAAAGCGGTCGAAAAAATCAAATTCATGGAAACAGCGGCCTTCCCGTTAGGTGAGAGAACAACACCTAGCGAGACATTTAGAGAAGGGTTCACGTGGAACGAAATGATTCAGAGAGTAGTCATCAAAGGAGAGGATCCAGACAAAGTCATAGACGAGTATGCAGCAAAGCTGAGGGAAGAAGTTAAAAGAGTATATGGAGGATAA
- a CDS encoding carbohydrate ABC transporter permease produces MSKTTRSLYNWIYVLPTLVLIIFIFIIPIAYNIWLSFQEKTIGGEAVFAGLKNYQRLLASSMFYKSVGNSLLYTFISVTSKALIGLGVALLLNKKFWGRGFLRGFSILPWAFPSFVVAVLFWFNYDYRGTFNTIFKMLGLQPVHWMSYENAMWSVILINIWHGWPFFFMGYLAGLQAIPTDLYEAAEIDGANVYQKFIHITVPQLKQVLLTVMLLSTMWTLGEFTQIYMTTGGGPVDATLTIPMATYKIAFLTEINFPLAAAYTILVLPIYLFLIYFTLKQMGE; encoded by the coding sequence ATGTCGAAAACTACTCGATCACTTTATAACTGGATCTATGTTCTGCCTACCCTAGTCTTGATTATCTTCATCTTCATAATCCCGATAGCATATAACATATGGCTGAGCTTTCAAGAAAAAACTATAGGTGGAGAAGCCGTTTTTGCTGGTCTCAAGAATTATCAACGATTGCTAGCATCTTCTATGTTTTATAAGTCTGTTGGTAATTCTTTGTTGTATACTTTTATTTCTGTGACTTCTAAGGCATTAATTGGCTTAGGAGTAGCTCTACTCCTTAACAAGAAATTCTGGGGAAGAGGCTTCTTAAGAGGTTTCTCAATTCTTCCATGGGCTTTCCCGTCTTTCGTTGTAGCAGTTTTGTTCTGGTTCAACTATGACTACAGAGGTACATTCAACACGATATTCAAAATGTTAGGTTTACAGCCTGTACACTGGATGAGCTATGAGAATGCTATGTGGTCAGTTATCCTTATAAATATATGGCATGGATGGCCCTTCTTCTTTATGGGTTATCTAGCTGGTCTACAAGCTATCCCCACAGACCTGTATGAGGCGGCTGAGATTGACGGGGCCAATGTTTACCAGAAATTTATTCATATAACTGTTCCGCAATTAAAACAAGTTCTCTTGACCGTGATGTTGCTCTCAACGATGTGGACGCTGGGAGAATTTACACAAATTTACATGACTACTGGTGGTGGTCCAGTTGACGCAACTTTGACGATACCAATGGCTACATATAAAATAGCTTTTCTTACGGAAATTAATTTCCCGCTTGCCGCTGCATATACTATATTAGTACTACCAATTTACTTGTTCCTAATATATTTCACTTTAAAGCAAATGGGTGAATAA
- a CDS encoding gluconokinase, whose product MTTVVIDIGTTNIKTGIFDDDGQLLDLHYERVNLEVDATGRAEQDPYDIYSKVVASLRHASRVTGGEAEAIFFTSQMHSAMLLDKNGEPLSRLITYLDTRLSLHLDELSLKNHDLYHETGCPPLIIYPLPKIIYLKKILKPDTKHKIAVSVKEFPLLKLTGHLVVDASTASGAQMVDIHSLKWSEHAVSLAQLSEENLPELVIGEKEYLELTSDAASLIGFKKGTPVYPGVSDAGAHSFGVLAIEENTLALNVGTSAAIRLTKPEPQVDRYDMRFFSYYAGNSRWIIGGAINNAGIAVEWFLKSFATAEEIVSDTARIDKFSLLDVEAQLSPPGANGLIFLPYLTGERFPIRDPYFRGVLYGASLSTTRNDVLRAIMEGVAFTLKMIYNALQENGLNASIIHGGGGGLRMKTWRQIFSDIFGIPLLVVREDYEPTLIGGWLHFALANGLISYKEALYRFKEVLQDGANPDPFTSEFYSEYVNLFIKLYNTLRDYSREFHNFTKKHVKVF is encoded by the coding sequence ATGACAACCGTTGTTATTGATATTGGAACGACAAATATAAAGACAGGTATTTTTGACGATGACGGTCAACTGCTTGATCTACATTACGAAAGAGTAAACCTGGAGGTTGATGCCACGGGCAGGGCGGAGCAAGACCCTTACGATATATACTCGAAGGTGGTAGCATCCTTAAGACACGCTTCCAGAGTGACAGGTGGCGAAGCAGAAGCAATCTTCTTTACGTCGCAAATGCATAGTGCTATGCTTCTAGATAAAAATGGAGAACCGTTATCAAGGCTAATTACCTACTTAGATACACGTCTATCCCTGCATCTAGACGAGCTTAGTCTGAAGAATCATGATCTTTATCACGAGACGGGATGTCCACCACTTATCATTTATCCACTTCCAAAGATTATTTACTTAAAGAAAATACTTAAACCAGACACAAAACATAAAATCGCTGTTTCAGTCAAAGAATTTCCTCTTTTAAAACTTACAGGTCACTTGGTTGTTGACGCTTCAACAGCATCAGGTGCTCAAATGGTGGATATACATTCTTTGAAGTGGAGTGAACATGCGGTGAGCTTGGCTCAACTTTCAGAGGAAAATCTTCCGGAGCTTGTTATTGGTGAAAAAGAGTACCTTGAGCTGACGAGTGATGCCGCGTCACTTATAGGTTTTAAAAAAGGCACTCCCGTCTATCCTGGCGTTTCCGACGCTGGAGCACATAGCTTTGGAGTATTAGCGATCGAAGAAAATACACTTGCTTTAAATGTAGGTACAAGTGCTGCGATTCGATTAACAAAGCCTGAACCGCAAGTGGATAGATACGACATGAGATTTTTCAGTTATTATGCAGGAAACTCAAGATGGATAATTGGAGGAGCTATAAACAATGCGGGTATCGCAGTTGAATGGTTCCTAAAATCATTTGCTACAGCCGAAGAAATAGTTTCAGATACGGCTCGTATAGACAAATTCTCTTTGTTGGACGTAGAAGCACAGCTTTCGCCTCCAGGCGCCAATGGGCTAATATTTTTACCCTACTTGACCGGCGAAAGGTTTCCAATTCGTGATCCATACTTTAGAGGAGTTCTCTACGGAGCATCCCTATCAACCACTAGAAACGATGTTTTAAGAGCCATAATGGAAGGAGTAGCATTTACTCTCAAAATGATTTACAATGCCTTACAAGAAAACGGGTTGAATGCTTCAATTATCCATGGAGGAGGTGGCGGATTACGCATGAAAACATGGAGACAAATCTTCTCGGACATATTCGGCATACCGCTTCTAGTCGTTAGAGAAGACTACGAACCAACACTTATAGGAGGATGGTTACACTTCGCTTTAGCTAACGGTCTTATTAGCTATAAAGAAGCTCTTTACAGGTTTAAAGAAGTATTGCAGGACGGAGCTAACCCTGACCCCTTCACTAGTGAATTTTATTCAGAATACGTGAATTTATTTATAAAGCTTTATAACACTCTTAGGGACTATAGCAGAGAATTTCATAACTTTACAAAGAAACATGTAAAAGTTTTTTAA
- a CDS encoding dihydrodipicolinate synthase family protein codes for MNEKKLYGILPPLITPFDEKGEVKTDTLSRLIEFTYPYVHGYYVCGTYGLGPIMRIDQRKIVAEKIMEFVKGSKTVVIHVGSTDTETAVQLARHAEDIGADAVASVPPFYYAHPDSHVVEYFKDIVASVTIPVYAYNNPQRVGYQINPQLALKLKNVGVVGIKDSSFDIQQFIEYKVTVGKDFDVVVGTEALMVPGYVLGARAFIPGMSNYAPEVVYKLFKLLEENDLEKAVELQFMINKFRKELHRLGSTIPLVYTLMKLRGVDAGLPRKPFIPLPEELKHDVKALLEELLNERNYG; via the coding sequence ATGAATGAGAAAAAACTGTATGGTATCTTACCACCACTTATAACTCCATTCGATGAGAAGGGAGAAGTCAAGACAGACACTCTTAGTCGACTTATTGAATTTACTTATCCATATGTCCATGGCTACTATGTTTGTGGCACTTATGGTCTAGGACCTATAATGAGAATAGATCAAAGAAAAATAGTTGCTGAAAAAATAATGGAATTTGTCAAAGGGTCAAAGACTGTAGTTATACATGTCGGTTCAACAGACACAGAGACTGCAGTCCAATTGGCTAGGCACGCGGAAGATATCGGTGCAGATGCTGTTGCTAGTGTTCCTCCTTTCTACTATGCGCACCCGGACTCTCATGTTGTGGAGTATTTTAAAGACATAGTAGCCTCTGTCACGATACCAGTTTACGCATACAACAATCCACAAAGAGTTGGCTATCAAATTAACCCTCAACTTGCACTTAAGCTAAAAAATGTAGGGGTAGTTGGTATTAAAGACAGTAGCTTTGATATTCAACAGTTTATAGAATATAAGGTAACAGTGGGAAAAGATTTCGACGTAGTCGTTGGTACAGAGGCTCTTATGGTTCCTGGCTATGTTTTAGGAGCACGTGCATTTATTCCTGGAATGTCGAATTATGCCCCTGAAGTAGTTTATAAACTATTTAAGTTGCTCGAGGAAAATGATCTTGAGAAGGCTGTAGAACTTCAGTTCATGATAAACAAGTTCCGAAAAGAACTCCATAGACTGGGTTCCACAATTCCTCTCGTGTACACACTTATGAAACTGCGGGGAGTAGATGCCGGTTTGCCCAGAAAACCCTTCATCCCTCTTCCTGAAGAGTTAAAACATGACGTCAAAGCCCTCTTGGAGGAATTACTAAATGAGCGAAATTATGGATAG
- a CDS encoding helix-turn-helix domain-containing protein gives MVLGITYDDSKSKTLVYSLMPQKKKHVDEFSKVLNKEDTGKVKILMKSKSSLTFVIEKDSCDFYAYTLGSGNFVIFPYLIRNGVRKFYLISEEDPKVITEKLAKRGDILRFQTSYICEAINDSYKLILQADIFSKLTPLQREVISRAVIRGYFDWPRKFSLTDLAKELGVSKATLAEHIRRSEAKILSSLVGLEWKNTRYENTSS, from the coding sequence TTGGTTCTAGGCATAACATACGACGATAGTAAATCAAAGACTTTGGTCTACTCGCTAATGCCACAGAAGAAGAAACATGTAGATGAATTTAGCAAGGTACTCAATAAAGAAGACACAGGAAAAGTGAAGATATTAATGAAGTCGAAATCCTCTCTGACTTTTGTAATAGAAAAAGACAGCTGTGATTTTTACGCGTATACTCTAGGTTCTGGGAATTTTGTCATTTTTCCCTACTTAATTAGGAACGGAGTTAGAAAGTTTTACCTTATATCTGAAGAGGATCCAAAAGTAATAACCGAAAAGTTGGCAAAGAGGGGTGATATTTTAAGATTTCAAACTTCATACATCTGTGAAGCTATAAATGATTCGTATAAACTAATTCTTCAAGCAGACATTTTTTCAAAATTAACTCCTTTGCAACGAGAAGTAATTTCTCGTGCAGTGATTCGGGGCTACTTCGACTGGCCCAGAAAGTTTTCCTTAACTGATTTAGCAAAGGAGCTTGGTGTGTCAAAGGCTACTCTGGCGGAGCATATTCGAAGATCTGAGGCAAAAATTTTAAGTTCTCTTGTAGGCTTAGAATGGAAGAACACTAGATATGAGAATACTAGCAGTTGA